From one Humulus lupulus chromosome 8, drHumLupu1.1, whole genome shotgun sequence genomic stretch:
- the LOC133794161 gene encoding uncharacterized protein LOC133794161, translated as MALMMRMPQSPLAPAPAPSIHPSPDQPDLQEVLERLERVESRQDTILENQAVIMDAVNKILTFVQDLPNDSDSDSDSLDLPDDFVSHDIGTPPPIVLTANPETPGVAIIEPGDVAGVEFELAKRKRRKPKKFEDYIDPTRKKARLDAIDDVPLVLDPLKKPLATQYRTVGKWLLGDIPNKTKRDVQTGVYGSSWFLTMKTP; from the coding sequence atggccctgatgatgaggaTGCCCCAGTCCCCATTGGCCCCAGCCCCAGCCCCATCGATACACCCCAGTCCTGATCAACCTGATTTACAGgaggtgttggagaggttggagcgagtcgagagtcgtcaggataccatcctagagaaccaggcggtcatcatggatgctgtcaataagatcttgacattcgtacaagatcttccaaatgattctgattctgattctgactcacttgacctcccagatgattttgtctcacatgacataggcactcctcccccgatagtactcacagcaaatcctgagaccccaggtgttgctattatagaacctggggatgttgctggtgtagagtttgaattggccaagaggaaaagacgcaaacctaagaaatttgaagactacaTCGACCCAACCAGAAAGAAAGCTCGTTTGGATGCGATTGATGACGTGCCATTAGTCCTCGACCCTCTAAAGAAGCCACTTGCTACACAGTACAGAACGGTCggcaagtggttgcttggagatattccgaacaagacgaagagggatgtccaaactggtgtgtatggttcgagttggtttctgacgatgaagacaccatag